The following are from one region of the Rosettibacter firmus genome:
- a CDS encoding MoaD/ThiS family protein: MKITIKIFAGLREFIPDEFNINVDNNCTVEQLKKLLIKKFPEASKLLNSSRFVVNEEFVDNKEVINKNATVYIIPPVSGG, from the coding sequence ATGAAAATAACAATAAAAATATTTGCTGGTTTAAGAGAATTTATACCAGATGAGTTTAATATTAATGTGGATAATAATTGTACTGTAGAACAACTTAAGAAATTGCTTATAAAAAAATTTCCAGAGGCAAGTAAACTTCTTAATAGTTCAAGATTTGTAGTAAATGAAGAATTTGTTGACAATAAAGAAGTAATAAACAAAAATGCTACTGTATACATTATTCCACCTGTAAGTGGGGGTTGA
- a CDS encoding tetratricopeptide repeat protein has translation MLEKKKKITKKEIKHDPLVTSYYRAYNFFLENQAKILIGLAVVALIIVSIIIYSNKRSSDNITAANLLSKVIPLYNNGMYHEAIYGQKAQNITGLKTIVENYGNTEQGEAAKIFLANSYLFLGKVDSAYQFFKDYDGSNLIFKAASLAGQAVYFETKKEYEKAVDAYKKAAKISKENPLNADYLLKAGIDLLKLNRKEEAKEVFEIIKKEYKSYPEAREVERYLIQVES, from the coding sequence GTGTTAGAAAAAAAGAAAAAAATCACAAAAAAAGAAATTAAACATGACCCATTAGTAACTTCATATTACAGGGCTTATAATTTCTTTCTGGAGAATCAGGCAAAAATTTTAATTGGTTTAGCAGTAGTAGCTTTAATAATTGTTTCAATAATTATATACTCTAATAAACGTTCCAGCGATAATATAACTGCAGCAAATTTACTTTCTAAAGTAATACCACTTTATAATAATGGAATGTATCATGAAGCTATTTATGGTCAGAAAGCTCAAAATATAACAGGATTAAAGACCATTGTAGAAAATTATGGTAACACAGAACAAGGGGAAGCAGCAAAAATATTTCTTGCAAATAGTTATTTGTTTTTAGGTAAAGTTGATAGTGCTTATCAATTTTTTAAAGATTACGATGGTTCGAATTTAATATTTAAAGCTGCATCTTTAGCAGGACAGGCTGTATATTTTGAAACTAAAAAAGAATATGAAAAAGCAGTAGATGCTTATAAAAAAGCAGCTAAAATTTCTAAAGAAAATCCTCTGAATGCAGATTATTTATTAAAAGCAGGGATCGACCTCCTCAAATTAAATAGAAAGGAAGAAGCTAAAGAAGTATTTGAAATTATTAAAAAAGAATACAAATCTTATCCCGAAGCAAGAGAAGTTGAAAGATATTTAATTCAAGTTGAAAGTTGA
- a CDS encoding molybdenum cofactor biosynthesis protein MoaE: MKYLTNKKINLEKIFTKIFRYNGGAIVVFLGKIRPYNNSKSIKYIFYESYEVMAEKLIQEYIQLAKYKWNLSDALIIHRIGKVKVNEISVIIITQHDHRKEAYKANLFLIEKIKHEIPIWKCEYYEDGTYEWNTNQSGKILKI; this comes from the coding sequence ATGAAATATCTAACTAATAAAAAAATTAATCTGGAAAAAATATTCACAAAAATATTTCGATATAACGGAGGTGCTATCGTAGTATTTTTAGGTAAAATTAGACCATATAATAATTCAAAATCTATTAAATATATTTTTTATGAATCATATGAAGTAATGGCAGAAAAATTAATTCAAGAATATATACAATTAGCAAAATATAAATGGAATTTATCTGATGCCCTGATCATACATAGAATCGGGAAAGTTAAAGTTAATGAGATTTCTGTAATTATAATTACACAACATGACCACAGAAAAGAAGCTTATAAGGCAAATTTATTTCTAATAGAAAAAATTAAACATGAAATTCCTATATGGAAATGTGAGTATTATGAAGATGGCACATATGAATGGAATACTAATCAATCTGGAAAAATTTTAAAAATATAA
- a CDS encoding antibiotic biosynthesis monooxygenase, protein MSKVIFSIRYNIYPEKRKEYLDIVRELKTLVKAEGLESYSVYEQKNKPNNFEEVYIFSSQEAFENFDDNQDERIDILMTKLSDLIKEQSTQYTTLIEVNS, encoded by the coding sequence ATGAGTAAAGTAATTTTTTCAATTCGCTACAATATTTATCCTGAAAAACGAAAAGAATATCTTGACATTGTTCGAGAATTAAAGACACTTGTAAAGGCAGAAGGCTTGGAAAGCTATTCAGTATATGAACAAAAAAATAAACCTAATAACTTTGAAGAAGTATACATATTTTCTTCACAAGAAGCTTTTGAAAATTTTGATGATAATCAAGATGAAAGGATAGACATTTTGATGACAAAACTTTCTGATCTAATAAAAGAACAATCTACTCAGTACACAACATTGATTGAGGTGAACAGCTGA
- the accB gene encoding acetyl-CoA carboxylase biotin carboxyl carrier protein: MDINLIKKLIKIVEQSQITDFSVEEGDLKIKISKNSHSGNAIAYQQTPVSTETIINQSTVPALEAPKLIEAKEEKKTNLHEIRSPIVGTFYRAPAPDADPYVQVGDIVSPGTVLCIVEAMKLMNEIESDVSGKIVKILVENATPVEYNQPLFLIELM; encoded by the coding sequence ATGGATATAAATTTAATTAAGAAGTTGATTAAAATCGTTGAACAAAGTCAAATAACAGATTTCTCTGTAGAAGAAGGTGACTTAAAAATCAAAATATCAAAAAACTCACATTCTGGAAATGCAATAGCATATCAACAAACACCAGTATCAACTGAAACAATTATTAATCAAAGTACTGTACCTGCTTTAGAAGCACCAAAATTAATTGAAGCTAAAGAAGAAAAGAAAACGAATTTACATGAAATACGGTCTCCTATAGTAGGAACATTTTACAGAGCACCTGCCCCCGATGCAGATCCTTATGTGCAGGTAGGGGATATAGTATCTCCTGGAACTGTCTTATGTATTGTAGAGGCTATGAAATTAATGAATGAGATTGAGAGTGATGTGAGCGGTAAGATAGTAAAAATACTTGTCGAAAATGCCACACCAGTAGAATACAATCAACCTCTTTTTTTAATTGAATTAATGTAG
- the dapF gene encoding diaminopimelate epimerase: protein MNNFLFTKLTAAGNDFILIDRKLNPSIDLNSAFIKKICDRRTGIGADGVLEFSDSSTYPFELKYFNSDGSTGVLCANGARCALRYAFLSGRIGKEHTKFIVNDTEYSGEVLDDKLVKFNLNEPKNIKMNFKIKAANQLINASYINTGAPHVVIKITDILKNPKQPYSFYNELEEIPVFEIGREIRYHRDFQPDGTNVNFIDIQNDYIKIRTYEKGIEDETLACGTGSVASALIGYFNYNIHPPIKLITRSGETFIVDFKIENNSIKDLSLTGPAILVFKGELIN, encoded by the coding sequence ATGAATAATTTTTTATTTACAAAATTAACTGCTGCAGGAAATGATTTTATATTAATCGATAGAAAGCTGAATCCTTCTATCGATTTAAATAGTGCTTTTATAAAAAAAATATGTGATAGAAGAACAGGAATTGGAGCCGATGGAGTTCTGGAATTTTCTGATTCTTCTACTTATCCGTTCGAATTAAAGTATTTTAATTCTGATGGATCTACAGGAGTACTTTGTGCAAATGGTGCACGTTGTGCTCTTAGATATGCTTTTTTAAGTGGTAGAATTGGCAAAGAACACACAAAATTTATTGTAAATGATACTGAATATAGCGGAGAAGTTCTGGACGACAAACTTGTTAAATTTAATTTGAATGAACCAAAAAATATTAAAATGAATTTTAAGATTAAAGCAGCTAATCAATTAATTAATGCTTCTTATATTAATACTGGTGCACCACACGTTGTTATTAAAATTACTGATATACTTAAAAATCCAAAACAACCATATTCTTTTTATAATGAACTTGAAGAAATCCCAGTTTTTGAGATAGGAAGGGAAATTAGATATCACAGAGACTTTCAACCTGATGGTACAAATGTAAATTTTATTGATATTCAAAATGATTATATAAAAATAAGGACTTATGAGAAAGGGATAGAGGATGAAACACTGGCATGTGGTACTGGAAGTGTGGCTTCTGCATTAATTGGATACTTTAATTATAATATTCATCCTCCCATCAAGTTAATTACCAGATCGGGAGAGACATTTATTGTTGATTTTAAAATTGAAAATAATTCTATAAAGGATTTGTCGTTGACAGGTCCTGCAATTTTAGTATTTAAAGGTGAATTAATAAATTAA
- the nirB gene encoding nitrite reductase large subunit NirB, with amino-acid sequence MNLITKDKPKIIIIGNGMVGYKFCEKLIEKSGKDYFDIKIFGEEPKLAYNRVNLTKYFYDKNEDDFILAPEEWYRENNIDVYINNPIISIIPEQKKVIDKYGNEYRYDKLILATGSTPFIPQIEGIEKEGIFVYRTITDLNNIVRYAENSRIGAVLGGGLLGLEAAKLLVDLGLETHVIEYSSRLMPRQLDSEGSKILKSKIESMNIKVHLGKSSKQIFGNGKVEKLVFTDETFLEADLLIVAAGIRPRDELARKAGLLVGKNGGIVVNDYLQTSNPDIYAIGECALHNNKIYGLVAPGYAMADVVASNIVGYDKKFVDYDIITKLKLLSIDVVSFGDAVDEKNNSYSVVYNNFYKGIYKRINISTDGKYLLGGILIGDIKDYNNLINLYKNKSIITGNPEDLILTNLLPKENSDKGISILSEDAIVCSCEGIPKNKICNAILEYNLTDVNSIKKITKAGTGCGGCTPVLNDLLNMTLKQIGIERKKILCEHFKYSRQELFHIIKINRIKTFDELIKKYGSGTGCEICKPAIASILASLWNENILSEKNRHLQDTNDRFLANIQRGGTYSVVPRIPGGEITPDKLIILGKIAKKYNLYCKITGGQRIDMFGAHLNDLPLIWKELIDAGFESGHAYAKAVRTVKSCVGSTWCRFGVQDSVSFAIKIENRYKGIRAPHKIKGGVSGCIRECAEAQAKDFGIIATEKGWNLYVCGNGGAKPQHAVLLAADLDENTCIKYLDRFLMFYIRTADPLTRTATWLNNLEGGIDYLKDVIINDTLGFCEELEKEMQSLIDSYKCEWKEAIENENIKKHFKQFYNSDEKDPTLVFKEVRQQKIPEGWGNIYSMEKFEV; translated from the coding sequence ATGAACTTAATTACAAAAGATAAACCTAAAATTATCATAATCGGAAACGGTATGGTTGGATATAAATTTTGTGAAAAACTTATTGAAAAAAGTGGCAAAGATTATTTTGATATTAAAATTTTTGGAGAAGAACCAAAGTTAGCATACAATAGAGTTAATCTAACCAAATACTTTTACGATAAAAATGAAGATGATTTTATATTAGCACCAGAGGAATGGTACAGAGAAAATAATATAGATGTATATATTAATAATCCCATTATATCAATTATCCCGGAACAGAAAAAAGTAATAGATAAATATGGAAATGAATACAGATATGATAAATTAATATTGGCTACAGGTTCAACTCCTTTTATACCTCAAATAGAAGGTATAGAAAAGGAAGGAATTTTTGTCTATAGAACTATTACTGATCTAAATAATATAGTTAGATATGCAGAGAATTCAAGAATTGGTGCAGTTTTAGGTGGAGGCTTATTAGGACTTGAAGCAGCTAAGTTACTTGTAGATTTGGGACTGGAAACTCACGTTATAGAATATTCATCTCGTTTAATGCCACGCCAGCTTGATAGTGAAGGCTCTAAAATCCTAAAATCTAAAATTGAATCTATGAATATTAAAGTTCATTTAGGCAAATCATCTAAACAAATTTTTGGTAATGGCAAAGTTGAAAAATTAGTTTTTACCGATGAAACGTTTTTAGAAGCTGATTTATTAATTGTTGCAGCTGGAATTCGCCCTCGAGATGAATTGGCAAGAAAGGCAGGTTTATTGGTGGGCAAAAATGGTGGTATAGTAGTGAATGATTATTTACAAACATCGAATCCGGATATTTATGCAATTGGAGAATGTGCTTTGCATAATAATAAAATCTATGGACTTGTTGCTCCTGGTTATGCAATGGCTGATGTGGTAGCATCTAATATTGTTGGTTACGATAAAAAATTTGTTGATTATGATATTATTACAAAATTAAAATTGTTATCCATTGATGTCGTAAGTTTTGGAGATGCAGTTGATGAAAAGAATAATAGTTATTCGGTTGTTTATAATAATTTCTATAAAGGAATTTATAAAAGAATAAATATATCAACTGATGGTAAATATCTTCTTGGAGGAATTTTAATAGGTGATATTAAAGATTATAACAACTTAATAAATTTATATAAGAACAAAAGCATTATCACAGGTAATCCAGAAGATTTAATTCTTACCAACTTATTACCAAAAGAAAATAGTGATAAAGGAATTTCTATTTTGTCTGAAGATGCTATAGTATGTTCTTGTGAGGGAATTCCGAAAAATAAAATTTGCAATGCTATCTTAGAATATAATCTTACAGATGTTAATTCAATTAAAAAGATAACGAAGGCAGGTACTGGTTGTGGTGGTTGTACACCAGTACTTAATGATTTATTGAATATGACATTGAAACAAATTGGTATTGAACGAAAAAAAATCTTATGTGAACACTTTAAATATTCACGTCAGGAATTGTTTCATATTATTAAGATTAACCGGATTAAAACATTTGATGAATTAATCAAAAAATATGGTTCTGGTACAGGTTGTGAAATTTGTAAACCAGCTATTGCATCTATACTTGCAAGTTTATGGAATGAAAATATTCTTAGCGAAAAAAATAGACACTTACAGGATACAAACGATAGATTTTTAGCAAATATTCAACGTGGTGGAACTTATTCTGTTGTCCCTAGAATTCCTGGTGGAGAAATAACTCCAGATAAATTAATAATTCTTGGCAAAATTGCTAAAAAGTATAACCTTTATTGTAAAATAACTGGTGGTCAGAGAATTGATATGTTTGGGGCACATCTAAATGATTTACCTTTGATATGGAAAGAATTAATTGATGCTGGTTTTGAAAGTGGGCATGCATATGCTAAAGCAGTTCGAACTGTTAAAAGTTGTGTGGGTTCTACCTGGTGCCGATTTGGTGTACAAGATTCTGTAAGTTTTGCAATTAAGATTGAAAATAGATATAAAGGAATAAGGGCACCTCATAAAATTAAAGGAGGAGTATCTGGTTGTATAAGAGAATGTGCTGAAGCACAAGCTAAGGATTTTGGTATAATTGCTACTGAAAAAGGCTGGAATTTATATGTATGTGGTAATGGAGGTGCTAAACCTCAGCATGCTGTTCTATTAGCCGCTGACCTCGATGAAAACACCTGTATTAAATATCTTGATAGATTTCTGATGTTTTATATAAGAACCGCCGATCCATTGACAAGAACCGCAACTTGGTTGAATAATTTAGAAGGTGGCATTGATTACCTAAAAGATGTAATAATAAATGATACTTTAGGTTTTTGTGAAGAGTTAGAAAAAGAAATGCAAAGTCTGATTGATTCATATAAATGCGAATGGAAAGAAGCTATAGAAAATGAAAACATTAAAAAGCATTTTAAACAATTTTATAATTCAGATGAAAAAGATCCAACTTTAGTTTTTAAAGAAGTCAGACAACAAAAGATTCCCGAAGGTTGGGGGAATATTTATAGTATGGAAAAATTTGAAGTGTAA
- the nirD gene encoding nitrite reductase small subunit NirD — protein MTNFNDDKIWIHACKIDDVPENSGICLKYMGKQIALFNFTSYGKWFAAQNMCPHKNQFVLSRGILGDKNNEPKIACPLHKKTFSLINGKNLEGEDYEIEIYPVKIVNQSIYIGIPQKVKY, from the coding sequence ATGACAAATTTTAATGACGACAAAATCTGGATCCATGCTTGCAAAATAGATGATGTCCCGGAAAATAGTGGTATATGCTTAAAATATATGGGAAAACAAATTGCACTATTTAATTTTACTTCTTATGGTAAATGGTTTGCTGCACAAAATATGTGTCCACATAAAAATCAATTTGTTTTATCAAGAGGGATTTTAGGAGATAAAAATAATGAACCAAAAATAGCATGTCCGTTACATAAAAAAACTTTTTCACTTATAAATGGTAAAAATTTAGAAGGAGAAGATTATGAAATTGAGATTTATCCTGTTAAAATTGTAAACCAATCAATATATATTGGGATCCCTCAAAAAGTTAAGTATTAA
- the accC gene encoding acetyl-CoA carboxylase biotin carboxylase subunit — MFKKILIANRGEIALRIIRTCKEMGIKTVAVYSEADKESLHTYLADEAVCIGPPPSSESYLKIPNIISAAVITGAEAIHPGYGFLAENAYFSEICADSNIKFIGPSADAIRKMGDKAFAKETMKKVGVPVVPGSNGVVKDINEAKKIAKEIGYPIMLKASAGGGGKGMRIVWEEKDLPTLFQTASSEAKAAFGVPDLYIEKYIENPRHVEIQILSDSHGNAYHYGERDCSIQRRHQKLIEESPSPIITPEVRQKMGEAALLGVKAVNYEGAGTVEFLVDKHLNFYFIEMNTRIQVEHPVTEMVRNLDLIKQQILIAAGEKIQDPPLEPRGHAIEFRINAEDSENGFRPSPGKIEYLHFPGGFGVRVDSHVYNEYVIPPYYDSLIAKLIVWGTDRKHAINRARRAFEEFAIEGIKTTIPFHKKVLEHEKFIEGNFDTSFIDKYFNNK; from the coding sequence TTGTTCAAGAAAATTTTGATAGCTAATCGAGGCGAAATAGCACTTAGAATTATCCGAACTTGTAAAGAAATGGGGATTAAAACTGTTGCTGTTTATTCAGAAGCAGATAAAGAATCATTACATACATATCTTGCCGACGAAGCAGTATGTATTGGTCCTCCACCAAGTTCAGAAAGTTATTTGAAAATCCCTAACATAATTTCGGCAGCTGTTATTACAGGAGCTGAGGCAATTCATCCTGGTTATGGATTCTTAGCCGAAAATGCCTACTTCAGCGAAATTTGTGCTGATTCCAATATAAAGTTTATTGGTCCATCTGCAGATGCAATAAGAAAGATGGGCGATAAGGCTTTTGCAAAAGAAACAATGAAGAAAGTTGGCGTGCCTGTGGTTCCAGGTAGCAATGGAGTAGTTAAAGATATTAATGAGGCTAAGAAAATTGCTAAAGAAATTGGTTATCCGATTATGCTTAAAGCATCGGCAGGTGGTGGTGGAAAAGGTATGAGAATTGTCTGGGAAGAAAAAGATTTGCCAACTTTATTTCAAACCGCTAGTTCAGAAGCTAAAGCGGCATTTGGTGTACCTGATTTGTATATCGAAAAGTATATAGAAAACCCAAGACATGTTGAAATTCAAATATTAAGCGATTCGCATGGTAATGCTTATCATTATGGTGAAAGAGATTGCTCTATTCAACGAAGACATCAAAAACTAATTGAAGAATCTCCTTCGCCAATTATTACTCCAGAAGTACGACAAAAAATGGGCGAAGCAGCTTTACTTGGAGTAAAAGCTGTAAATTATGAAGGAGCTGGTACTGTTGAATTTCTTGTTGATAAACATCTGAATTTTTATTTCATAGAAATGAATACAAGAATTCAAGTAGAACATCCTGTAACAGAGATGGTTCGTAATCTTGACTTAATTAAACAACAAATTTTAATTGCTGCCGGAGAAAAAATTCAGGATCCACCATTAGAACCCAGAGGCCATGCAATTGAATTTAGAATTAATGCAGAAGACTCTGAAAATGGTTTTAGACCTTCTCCTGGCAAAATTGAATACCTTCATTTCCCCGGTGGTTTTGGAGTTCGTGTAGATTCTCATGTTTATAATGAATATGTTATTCCACCTTATTACGATTCTTTAATTGCTAAATTGATTGTTTGGGGAACCGATAGAAAACATGCTATTAATCGTGCACGTAGAGCTTTTGAAGAATTTGCAATTGAAGGAATTAAAACTACTATCCCATTCCATAAAAAAGTTCTTGAACACGAAAAATTTATAGAAGGAAATTTTGACACTTCTTTTATTGATAAATATTTTAATAATAAATAG
- a CDS encoding uroporphyrinogen-III synthase — protein MNKKTIAILENRAQRQLANLILKNGWSPILAPVIVEVPDINLVELKNIVTQWENKPPDFFIFQTGAGVRYLFDALEKLGLLQKFFDYLKYANIIVRSIKPAAVLKTYGISPTDYTENPFTTNEVISLLSKYDLQGKHVFIQGYGEKNNLLIDLIKNKGADVIEVSVYKWDLPEDLEPIINFFHLLNENKIDIVVFTSAAQVINLIKIADKLNKLEDLRRNLNNTNIVSIGPYCSSVLKQFNINVTKEANPPKMNFIINAIKELEENYDKF, from the coding sequence ATGAACAAAAAAACAATTGCAATTTTAGAAAACAGAGCACAAAGGCAACTCGCAAATTTAATATTGAAAAATGGCTGGTCTCCTATCCTTGCACCAGTTATTGTAGAAGTACCTGATATAAATTTAGTAGAACTTAAAAACATTGTTACTCAATGGGAAAATAAACCACCGGACTTTTTTATCTTTCAGACTGGTGCAGGTGTTAGATATTTATTTGATGCTCTTGAGAAGCTTGGTTTACTACAAAAGTTTTTTGATTACTTAAAGTATGCTAATATAATTGTAAGAAGTATAAAACCAGCAGCAGTATTAAAAACTTATGGAATAAGTCCAACAGATTATACCGAAAATCCGTTTACTACAAACGAAGTTATTTCTTTATTAAGTAAATATGATCTGCAAGGTAAACACGTTTTTATCCAGGGTTATGGAGAAAAAAATAACTTATTGATTGATTTAATTAAAAACAAAGGTGCTGATGTTATTGAAGTTTCAGTATATAAATGGGATTTGCCAGAAGATTTAGAACCTATTATAAATTTTTTCCATTTATTAAATGAAAACAAAATTGATATTGTAGTTTTTACAAGTGCTGCTCAGGTTATAAATTTAATTAAAATAGCCGATAAACTAAATAAATTAGAAGATCTGAGAAGAAATTTAAACAATACAAATATTGTATCCATTGGACCATATTGTTCTTCTGTGCTAAAACAATTTAATATAAATGTAACAAAAGAAGCTAACCCTCCAAAAATGAATTTTATAATTAATGCTATAAAAGAATTAGAGGAAAACTATGACAAATTTTAA
- a CDS encoding rubredoxin, with amino-acid sequence MKRKQIIVINFKGGIVYTELLRTIISIENVKFYFGCRQNLYLVINSHQVDEIYELLKQRNINCFLYKEGYSNIVSSYLAIDIFDTNAWLTESIFDEILDSFDLYHKLKINIVNLEQNFVSPFDADLCFIPSKYPNFWYLLIKNPESKKFFLWFNLIYSTDLGLLAKEIENYIWLTGDYNINNIYNAINNKIKYIFIEKNVEPDFKIHSQYHYKNNNSWIELYNSKNLYDFLKLVVDECLLNKINKIYFTTKRTIVIKNLTEDDLYKWKIFIGKHNSIIKLQDLESNWKYKDFDRRAERLKSYLIKELYKNNINCQNITFSIVSDENYELISDIIIKIKYLSRYIPLLKYYEIYYLEKNTFPNFHYTSFYRCLLKSNLINVIEYLYKKYYDDLWRKLFTEENVIKKPAQIKQYWVPGKIYYCKDCLTVYDPEVGDSINNIPPGTKFEDLPDSYMCFVCSAPKSNFDIKLKTMKKFE; translated from the coding sequence ATGAAAAGAAAACAAATTATAGTTATTAATTTCAAAGGTGGAATTGTTTATACAGAATTACTCCGTACTATAATTAGTATTGAAAATGTAAAATTTTATTTTGGATGCAGACAAAATTTATATTTAGTAATTAATTCACATCAGGTAGATGAAATTTATGAACTTCTCAAGCAGAGAAATATAAATTGTTTTCTTTATAAAGAAGGTTATTCAAATATTGTTAGTTCTTATTTAGCAATTGATATTTTTGATACAAATGCCTGGTTAACAGAAAGTATTTTTGATGAAATATTAGATAGTTTTGATCTCTACCATAAACTAAAAATTAATATTGTTAATTTAGAACAAAATTTTGTATCACCTTTTGATGCCGATTTATGTTTCATTCCATCTAAATATCCCAATTTCTGGTATTTATTAATTAAAAATCCAGAAAGTAAAAAATTCTTTTTATGGTTTAATCTAATTTATAGCACAGATTTAGGATTACTGGCAAAAGAAATTGAAAATTATATTTGGCTTACAGGTGATTATAACATTAATAATATTTACAATGCAATTAATAACAAAATAAAATACATTTTTATTGAAAAAAATGTTGAACCTGATTTTAAAATTCACTCTCAATACCACTATAAAAATAACAATTCGTGGATTGAACTTTATAATTCAAAAAACTTATATGATTTTTTGAAGCTTGTTGTAGATGAATGTTTATTAAATAAAATTAACAAAATTTATTTTACTACAAAAAGAACCATAGTTATAAAAAACTTAACCGAAGATGATTTATATAAATGGAAAATTTTTATAGGTAAACATAACTCTATTATTAAACTACAAGATTTAGAAAGTAACTGGAAGTATAAAGATTTTGATAGAAGAGCAGAAAGATTAAAATCATACTTAATAAAAGAATTATATAAGAATAATATTAATTGCCAGAATATAACATTTTCTATTGTAAGTGATGAAAACTATGAATTAATATCTGATATAATAATTAAGATTAAATATTTATCTCGTTATATTCCATTACTCAAATATTATGAAATCTATTATTTAGAAAAAAATACCTTTCCGAATTTTCACTACACATCGTTTTATAGATGTTTATTAAAAAGCAATTTGATAAATGTCATCGAGTATCTTTATAAAAAATATTACGATGATTTATGGAGAAAATTATTTACTGAAGAAAATGTAATTAAAAAACCTGCACAGATAAAACAATACTGGGTTCCAGGTAAAATTTATTATTGTAAAGACTGTCTAACAGTTTACGATCCAGAAGTGGGCGATTCTATCAATAATATTCCACCAGGTACTAAATTCGAAGATTTACCAGATTCATATATGTGCTTTGTATGTTCGGCTCCCAAAAGTAATTTCGATATAAAATTGAAAACGATGAAAAAATTTGAATAA
- a CDS encoding CehA/McbA family metallohydrolase — protein MFEYTGAIHVHSIFSDGSGDIKEITQSANESGLDFVILTDHNTLRALHEGYEGWYGNTFLLVGCEINDKENRNHLLALNINEAYSTRLPAKEYVHKVKEAGGLGFIAHPHEKRNSMEKHPPYPWTEWDTDEFTGIEIWNHMSVWMESLTEENKYNYFVHPLRSITPPPKETLEVWDKLNLERKVVGIGGVDAHAHKVNLLGFFEVEVFPYKVMFKSIRTNILLDEEINPSCDILKTKRLIYDALKEGRCFVNNYYYGDAKGFRFYAFDDKNIFQMGDTIPHSHELKLKVIIPGSNAEIRLIRNGELVTKQIASELEFMVMEIGAYRVEVYLNENAWIFSNHIRIGL, from the coding sequence ATGTTCGAATATACAGGTGCAATACATGTACATTCTATTTTCTCTGATGGCTCTGGTGATATAAAGGAAATAACTCAGAGTGCTAACGAGTCAGGATTAGATTTTGTTATTTTGACTGACCATAATACTCTGCGTGCATTACACGAAGGATATGAAGGTTGGTATGGTAATACTTTTCTTCTGGTTGGTTGTGAAATAAATGATAAAGAAAATAGAAATCATCTATTGGCACTTAATATAAACGAAGCTTATTCAACCCGTCTTCCTGCAAAAGAATATGTTCATAAAGTTAAAGAAGCCGGGGGGCTGGGTTTTATTGCACATCCTCACGAAAAAAGAAATTCAATGGAAAAACATCCACCATATCCCTGGACTGAATGGGACACAGATGAATTTACTGGAATAGAAATCTGGAATCATATGTCTGTATGGATGGAAAGTTTAACAGAAGAAAATAAGTATAATTATTTTGTTCACCCTTTAAGATCTATAACTCCACCACCAAAAGAAACTCTTGAGGTTTGGGATAAACTTAATCTTGAAAGAAAAGTTGTGGGCATTGGAGGAGTCGATGCACATGCTCATAAAGTAAATCTGCTCGGTTTTTTTGAAGTGGAAGTTTTTCCATATAAAGTTATGTTCAAATCTATAAGAACAAATATTCTACTTGATGAAGAAATAAATCCTTCCTGTGATATTTTGAAGACCAAAAGATTAATATACGATGCATTAAAAGAAGGAAGGTGTTTTGTGAATAATTATTACTATGGTGATGCAAAGGGTTTTCGCTTTTATGCTTTTGATGATAAAAATATTTTTCAAATGGGAGATACAATACCTCATTCACATGAACTAAAATTAAAAGTGATTATACCAGGCTCAAATGCCGAAATTAGATTAATTAGAAATGGAGAATTAGTTACAAAACAAATTGCTTCGGAATTAGAGTTCATGGTTATGGAAATTGGAGCTTATAGGGTAGAAGTTTATTTAAACGAAAATGCCTGGATTTTTTCAAATCACATTAGAATAGGTTTGTAA